A single Triticum urartu cultivar G1812 unplaced genomic scaffold, Tu2.1 TuUngrouped_contig_5802, whole genome shotgun sequence DNA region contains:
- the LOC125529733 gene encoding centromere protein V, whose translation MSSEPEVVHSGGCHCRRVRWQVEAPASVVAWVCNCSDCSMRGNTHFVVPKDKFALQPGAGDFLTTYTFGTHTAKHTFCKVCGITSFYTPRSNPDGVAVTAACVDAGTLAHVEYRKADGRNWEQWIEGSGISEFSKPKAAE comes from the coding sequence ATGAGCTCGGAGCCGGAGGTCGTCCACAGCGGCGGGTGCCACTGCCGGCGCGTGCGGTGGCAGGTGGAGGCGCCGGCGAGCGTGGTGGCGTGGGTCTGCAACTGCTCCGACTGCTCCATGCGGGGCAACACCCACTTCGTCGTGCCCAAGGACAAGTTCGCGCTCCAGCCCGGCGCCGGCGACTTCCTCACCACCTACACCTTCGGCACCCACACGGCCAAGCACACCTTCTGCAAGGTGTGCGGGATCACCTCCTTCTACACCCCGAGGTCCAACCCCGACggcgtcgccgtcaccgccgccTGCGTCGACGCCGGCACCCTGGCGCACGTCGAGTACAGGAAGGCGGACGGGAGGAACTGGGAGCAGTGGATCGAGGGGAGCGGCATCTCCGAGTTCTCCAAGCCCAAGGCCGCCGAGTAG